The genomic window TCTCCTCCGCCGTTGAACACGAAGGCAAGCGCTTCCCCCCTGGCCTCATCCCTGCCCTTATCACCATTCGCTCCTGCTTGCTCGGCGCCGTTCTGCCTGTCTCGGCTTTCTCTTGCGCCTCGCAAGCCTATTCCTATTCGCCCGACACCGGCGACGGTTCCGCCACCTTAGTCCTTCAACTTAATAACATATTAGAGAATGAGGGCACCAGCCAGAGCACCCCGCTGCCTCCTAAGGTGCAGAACGATCTTACTCCCGGGAACGTCTCTGCCGCCCCCAAGGGCGCTCTAACTGCCAAGCCcaaagatggcgaacttcctccttcttcgtCAAATGAAGTGTGGAAGCCTCTATATCCAGAACTTCCTCTGATGTCCTCGCCTGACAAACAGGAAGAGGTTAACCTCAAAGAGGAACCGTTACCTCACTCACTCTTGAGTGGGGCAACTGGCTCGGGAGCAGAAGTCAGGGTGGAGACGCACAATCCCTTTCTAAGCGGAATTGCAGCGCCGCCTAGCGGAAACCCCTTACTAACATTGCCCCTCCCCAGCTGCTTTTCCTCCACGTGTAGGCCACCCCTCGCTCCGCCTCTCGGTGCCTTCCACCCACTTACGCTCGCTCTCCCTTCTGACGCTCCGCTTCTCGACGCCCCCATCCGCTCACACTCGCCTTCCCTTCTAGCGCTCCGCAACAGCCCCGACACCTCTACCCAATAAATCTGGCACCTATGCCTCAGCGCCCCCTCGCCTTACCCCTACGACCCCTCGGAGGTTAAGCACCTGCGTGAGGCCGTCCGCACGCCCAGCAGCTCCTCAACGATCTCTCACTTAACTTAAACCTCCCTTATGACTGGCAGCATCTTGCCCGGGCCATCCTTGACCCCGGTCAGTTTATTAACTGGCGGGCTCATTTCCAGGACCAAGCCGAGCAACAAGTGAGGGCTAATCAACCCAACGGCATCAATTTCCCCCTTGAGGCCTTCCTAGGTATGGCGCCCTATCACACTCCAGCATCCTATACCCAGGCCTCAGCCGTTTTCTGGGATCAGCTCCGCCACATTGCGTTGCGCGCATTCAGCAACTGCTCCGCTATCAAAGCAGACAAATTTACCAAGCTTGTTCAGGGCAAAGACGAGGACTTCTCTGCCTTCGTCTCCAGAGTTATGGACGCTTGTGCCCGCAAAGTAACCAATGAGCAGGCCCAAGCGGCCCTCGCGCGGGAGCTAATTCTGGAAGGGGCAAACTCTGTTTGCAAGCAGGCCATAGCATCCAAGCGGGATGGTGACCTCCATGACTGGATCCTAGCTTGCAAAGACCTAGATCAAACCTCTCACAATCTAGCTGTCTCCTTAGCTTCCGCCCTCGCCCTGGCAGTGGGACCCTGCTATCGGTGCAACCAGGATGGGCACTTTGCCCGTGACTGCCCCAACCCAAAAGGGGCTCCGCCTCCCAATAAACCCCCGGGGCCAAACAAACCTGCTACCCCATGCCCAAAATGTAAGAGGGGATACCATTGGGCCAGGGATTGCCGCTCGCGATCCGACATAAATGGCAGGCCTTTAAACTTCAaagggggcaagcctcagccccgcccccaagaGGCACACCACCTGCCAAAACCTTGATGTGGTCCATTCCTATTCTTCAAAACAAGCCTCTTATCGCTATAAAAGTTGGAGGCGGTCCTAAAGCCCAATGGTTCCATGGCACCCTTGACTCCAGTGCGGAGGTCTCCTGCTTTCCCAGTTGCTATAGTCATCTTTGGGAGACTGTCCCCGGCCCTCCTGTGCAGGGTGCTACTGGAGAGGCATCATCCAAAAAAACCCGAAATTACTCCCGTGGGAGGATGCCGACGGGCATAAAGGGCTATTCCAGCCCCTCATAGTGCCAGAGCTTCCCTCTATCTTGTGGGGCCGAGATATTCTAGAACAACGCGGTGCCGTCATTGCCACCGATCATCCCCAGTCGGAGGGGCACCCTCCGTTCGGCCCCCAAACTGTTGACCCCCAAATTGAGGAGCACCCCCAATTCTAAGTGCCACTGCTCAGCTTGTACCACCTGACCCCAcccctctgcaatgggacacagaggaacctatGTGGGTCGAGCAATGGCCTCTACCGTCCCACAAACTCGCCGCCCTCCATGCCCTAGTTCTGGAACAGCTTGAAGCCGGTCATATTGAGCCCTCTACTagccccctcctcacccaagagagaggctttgcttgtgtctttccagaaaatgcctcacAACCAGTCTGGATCCCCGGCCGGAACATCAGACCAGCCACTGCCGCAACACCGGCTAACGAGGAAAGAACGCCGTCACCTGAGGGCCACCCTCCACAAAATGAGGAAAGCCTCCCTAACCGAGAGGGATGACAAAGATAATATACTACGACTCTACTATCAGGCCAAAACTATCCAGCATCGAAACCCCAGCAAACCCCCCGGCATTGTGCCCTTGCTAGTAATAATGCTTTCACTTGCTGCCTCAGGCCAAGCCAGCATGgtaagcccccccccccccaacgcTATAGGGTTGCTCTTTCTCTCGCTCCCAATCGCACTTACTAACCCACAGCATCAACCTTTTAATTGGACATTATCTCTCTGGCAGCAGGAAATCACCCTCGCTTTTAATGTCACCTCAGGTTCCCCTACATTCACCGTACATGCCTGTAACCTCACCGGCTATCCATACAAAAAAACCCTTGGCAGCGCTCTCACTAGCTGTTCCCTACATTGCTACGACACACCTTCTAATACACGCCAGAAACGAACCCCTGCTGCCTCCTATGGTAAACATTTTTCTAAGCAGTGCCTTTGCCCAGGTGATAACCCTATATCAGGCTATTACATCTGCCCCTCTACCTCGGGCTCCTGCCGTGATCCTGCGCACTATTATTGTCCCTcttgggggtgcgaaaccatggCAGTTGGATGATCAGGAACCCCTAACCGGAACCCTCACCTCTCCCTAGTCAATCCCCGATGGCCTTACGTCACTATACGAATGAAAAATCCCAATGACATCCAATGGCTTCAAGGCCGCACATGGGGAATACGACTCTACATAACCAAATATGACTATGGCTCTTTCTTCATAATCCGGAAAAACCCAGTCTCCTCCTCATCACCTCCGATTCCAGTCGGCCCAAATCAGGTTCTTAACCCCCCCTCTCAGGCTGATCCCATACCCCCTCCGACCAATGCATCCATACCCTCATCATCGACTACCCCCTCACCCTATACTTCTCTTGTTAACATCTCCTCTCACACCCTCCCAGCAACTGCCCACTTGCTTATATCTCttatcaatgccacattttacgCCCTTAACTCCTCCAATCCCAACCTCACCCAAACTGCTGGCTATGTTACTCTTCCACATCTCCCTACTATGAGGCAACATCCATCAATGCCTCTTATAACGCCTCCACAGACCGGAATCCCGCCTCTTGTAATTGGAACTCAACCAAAATAGGCCTTACAATTCAGCAAGTTTCCCAGAGCGGGCTCTGCGTCACTAAAATTGGAGGCACTATTATCTCCACCATGAAAACCCTTTGCAGCTTTACCAATAGCCCTAACACAACTGCAAAGTTTCTGCTACCCCCCAATAACGCAAAGTGGCTATGTTCCTCCACCGGCCTCACCCATGCCTTAATGTCCAAACCCTCAACCGTACCGAAGAAACTTGCGTGCTCGCCACCCTTCTCCCCTGCATCTATTTTCATAATAACAATTCTTTAATTCCTGGCAGCGTCACCTTCCACCAACCTATCTGCAAAAGAGAGAAGCTATCACCGCTATTACAATTGCTTCGCTCCTAGGTCTTGTGGGAGCTGGCACCGGAATTGCAGCTCACGTTAACCAACAAGCATCCTTTTCCTCCATCAGGCGAGCCGTCGACCAGGACATATCCCGCCTCGAGAGCTCCATAGCCCATCTAGAAAAGTCCCTAAACTCCCTATCAGAAGTAGTCCTCCAAAATCGCAGAGCTCTAGACCTCCTCTTTCTTAAAGAAGGGGGACTTTGTGCAGCTCTTGGGGAAGAATGTTGCTTTTATGTTAACCATTCTAGCCTTATTAGAGATAATCTAGAGCAAGTAAGACTAGGACTCGAAAAacgaaaaagagaaagggaaggggatACGTCAAAAGCTTTGTCTTGGGGATTTAATGGGATCCTCTCCTACCTACTCCCCCTGTTAGGCCCATTCATAACCTTCCTCCTCATACTATCATTTGGACCCTGGGCCATAAAAAAGATTATCCAACTTATCAAAGATCAAATTAACTGCTCTTAGTAGACCCATCCAAGTCCACTACCACCGGCTCCACGTCACCGACCAAGACGCGCCCAGAGGCTCTGCAAGTCACCCCCACTGGATGGCCAACAGCTCTGCAGCCTAACCAGCCTTCAGTCCCCCGCCAGCAACAGCAGAACCCTGGCCTCGCCACGCCCTAGTGCCACCCAGCGCCGCACAAAGGAAAATCCCATCCCCCTGCTTCCAACCAGCAAGCAGAAGCCCTCTGCCCATTGCCGCGGCGGCCCCTccttttaaacaaaaaacaagaatgaGATAATGAGATGCTACAGTTAGATGCTTGGCGTGCCAACACAGCCAGCCCGGGAATCTAGTTGAAAGGGCCCTCGACTACCCGGGAGGGGCGGCGGGAAAAAACGGGTGAACAAACGCCCTCCGCCGGTGCAGGCGACTCTGCCCCCACATGCCCCCGGCCTTGCCGCTCTGCCCACTCTCCCTTATCTTCACCCAACATTTGGCCACTGAGGGGCCGCCCCGAGCTA from Dasypus novemcinctus isolate mDasNov1 chromosome 12, mDasNov1.1.hap2, whole genome shotgun sequence includes these protein-coding regions:
- the PPHLN1 gene encoding periphilin-1 isoform X5 gives rise to the protein MLHIPVILGSRRRLAYRRDEMWSEGRYDYERLPRERLPPRSHPSDESSYRWPRDDHSASRQPEYRDVRDGFRRKSFYSSHYARDRSPHKRDNSYLRESPVGRKDSPHSRSGSSVSSRSYSPERSKTYSFHQSQHRKSVRAGASYKRQNEGKPERGKERPLQAMKTSGDTSPSSSSAVTSSKVLDKPSRLTEKELAEAASKWAAEKVEKGDESNLPEISEYEPVSVARVLQLSSVVLASCDPTKPPEASTGAQRGARAPLAREQKMPHNQSGSPAGTSDQPLPQHRLTRKERRHLRATLHKMRKASLTERDDKDNILRLYYQAKTIQHRNPSKPPGIVPLLVIMLSLAASGQASMRHLPPTYLQKREAITAITIASLLGLVGAGTGIAAHVNQQASFSSIRRAVDQDISRLESSIAHLEKSLNSLSEVVLQNRRALDLLFLKEGGLCAALGEECCFYVNHSSLIRDNLEQVRLGLEKRKREREGDTSKALSWGFNGILSYLLPLLGPFITFLLILSFGPWAIKKIIQLIKDQINCS